A single window of Micrococcaceae bacterium Sec5.1 DNA harbors:
- the secA gene encoding preprotein translocase subunit SecA: MASLIEKLLRTGDKKTLRQLRNYADSINALEDSFKTFSDAELREETDRLRSRHQDGETLDALLPEAFAAVREASSRTLGMRHFDVQLMGGAALHLGNIAEMKTGEGKTLVATAPAYLNALTGKGVHVVTVNDYLAEYQSELMGRVYRFLGLTSGCILSNQDPSVRRQQYAADITYGTNNEFGFDYLRDNMAWDASELVQRGHNFAIVDEVDSILIDEARTPLIISGPAQGDTNRWFSEFAKVVLRLQPEVDYEVDEKKRTVGVLEAGIEKVEDYLGIQNLYESANTPLIGFLNNAIKAKELFKRDKDYVILDGEVLIVDEHTGRILAGRRYNEGMHQAIEAKENVEIKAENQTLATVTLQNYFRMYSKLSGMTGTAETEAAEFMSTYKLGVVPIPTNRDMQRIDQSDLVYKNEIVKFDAVVKDIAERHEKGQPVLVGTTSVEKSEYLSKLLAKEGIRHEVLNAKNHAREASIVAQAGRKGAVTVATNMAGRGTDIMLGGNAEFTAIADLAKRGLDPEENSEEYEAAWPEALAAAKQAVKDEHEEVLDLGGLYVLGTERHESRRIDNQLRGRSGRQGDPGESRFYLSLTDDLMRLFNSGAAERLMNSSVPDDVALESKLVSRAIASAQGQVEARNAEQRKNVLKYDDVLNRQREAIYGDRRRILEGDDLHEKVQFFLEDTINALIDAATAEGNGDDWDFNQLWSNLKTLYPATVTAQEIIDEAGGKSRVTAEFLKEEILSDARLVYQAREEAIGSESMRELERRVVLSVLGRKWQEHLYEMDYLKEGIGLRAMAQRDPLVEYQREGFVMFQSMMEAIREESIGFLYNLEVEVTPAEDVVVADDTVAGAHTEHHDPQIRAAGLETPEKPAQLQYTAPGEDGASQTRIEGRSSGRSGNPAKAATQEQRKTAKKKRR; this comes from the coding sequence GTGGCATCACTAATCGAAAAACTTCTCCGCACGGGTGACAAAAAAACACTCAGGCAACTGCGGAACTATGCCGATTCCATCAATGCCCTGGAAGACTCTTTCAAGACGTTCTCTGACGCTGAACTTCGGGAGGAAACGGACCGTCTGCGCTCGCGGCACCAGGACGGCGAGACCTTGGACGCTCTCCTGCCGGAGGCATTCGCTGCAGTCCGCGAGGCCTCATCCCGAACGCTGGGCATGCGGCACTTTGACGTGCAGCTCATGGGTGGCGCCGCCCTCCACCTGGGCAACATCGCCGAAATGAAAACCGGTGAAGGCAAGACCCTTGTGGCAACTGCACCGGCATACCTCAATGCCCTTACGGGCAAGGGCGTCCACGTGGTCACGGTGAATGATTACCTCGCCGAATACCAGTCCGAGCTTATGGGACGTGTCTACCGCTTCCTTGGCCTCACAAGCGGCTGCATCCTCTCCAACCAGGATCCGTCCGTGCGTCGGCAGCAGTACGCGGCAGACATCACCTACGGGACAAACAACGAATTCGGCTTCGACTATTTGCGCGACAACATGGCCTGGGACGCCAGTGAACTGGTCCAGCGCGGCCACAACTTCGCCATTGTGGATGAAGTTGACTCGATTCTGATTGATGAAGCGCGAACCCCCCTCATCATCTCCGGCCCGGCCCAAGGCGACACAAACCGCTGGTTCAGCGAATTCGCGAAGGTCGTACTCCGACTTCAACCAGAGGTTGACTACGAGGTCGACGAGAAGAAGCGGACTGTTGGTGTCTTGGAAGCCGGAATTGAAAAGGTGGAGGACTACCTCGGTATCCAGAACCTGTACGAATCGGCCAACACCCCACTCATTGGTTTCCTGAACAACGCCATCAAGGCGAAGGAACTCTTCAAGCGCGATAAGGATTACGTCATCCTCGACGGCGAGGTCCTGATTGTTGACGAGCACACAGGCCGTATCCTCGCCGGGCGACGATACAACGAAGGCATGCACCAGGCCATTGAGGCCAAGGAAAACGTCGAGATCAAGGCCGAAAACCAGACTCTGGCAACGGTAACGCTGCAGAACTACTTCCGCATGTATTCCAAGCTGTCCGGCATGACGGGTACGGCCGAGACCGAGGCAGCCGAGTTCATGAGCACGTACAAACTCGGCGTTGTGCCGATCCCCACAAACCGGGACATGCAGCGCATTGACCAGTCGGACCTCGTCTACAAGAACGAGATTGTCAAGTTTGACGCCGTCGTCAAGGACATCGCGGAACGCCACGAGAAGGGCCAGCCCGTACTGGTTGGCACCACCAGCGTTGAGAAGAGCGAGTATCTGTCCAAGCTGCTGGCGAAGGAAGGAATCCGCCACGAGGTTCTCAACGCCAAGAACCACGCGCGGGAAGCCTCCATCGTGGCTCAGGCCGGACGTAAGGGTGCTGTCACGGTAGCCACCAACATGGCAGGCCGCGGTACCGACATCATGCTTGGTGGCAACGCCGAATTCACCGCTATCGCAGATCTCGCCAAGAGGGGCCTGGATCCGGAGGAGAACTCGGAAGAGTATGAAGCAGCATGGCCGGAGGCACTCGCTGCGGCCAAGCAGGCGGTTAAGGACGAGCACGAGGAAGTACTGGACCTTGGCGGCCTCTACGTGCTGGGCACCGAGCGCCACGAATCCCGCCGGATTGATAATCAGTTGCGGGGCCGCTCCGGACGTCAGGGCGATCCCGGGGAATCCCGTTTCTACCTTTCACTGACCGATGACCTCATGAGGCTGTTCAATTCCGGTGCTGCCGAGCGGCTCATGAACAGTTCCGTGCCCGACGACGTCGCGCTGGAATCAAAGCTTGTCTCCCGTGCCATTGCCTCGGCTCAAGGTCAGGTGGAAGCCCGCAACGCGGAGCAGCGTAAGAACGTCCTCAAGTACGACGACGTCCTGAACCGCCAGCGTGAAGCGATCTACGGGGACCGTCGTCGGATCCTCGAAGGCGATGACCTCCACGAAAAGGTCCAGTTCTTCCTGGAAGACACCATCAACGCCCTTATTGACGCCGCTACGGCAGAAGGCAACGGCGATGACTGGGACTTCAACCAGCTCTGGTCCAACCTGAAGACGCTTTACCCGGCCACCGTAACTGCCCAGGAAATCATTGATGAGGCCGGCGGCAAGTCCAGGGTCACTGCCGAATTCCTCAAGGAAGAGATCCTCTCTGACGCGCGGCTGGTGTACCAGGCCCGTGAAGAAGCCATTGGCTCTGAAAGTATGCGGGAGCTCGAGCGCAGGGTGGTTCTCTCGGTGCTTGGGCGTAAATGGCAAGAGCACTTGTACGAGATGGACTACCTCAAAGAGGGCATCGGGCTGCGGGCCATGGCCCAACGGGATCCGCTGGTTGAGTACCAGCGCGAAGGCTTCGTGATGTTCCAAAGCATGATGGAAGCCATTCGCGAGGAAAGCATTGGCTTCCTCTACAACCTTGAAGTTGAGGTAACCCCCGCCGAAGATGTCGTTGTTGCCGACGATACTGTGGCAGGTGCACACACCGAGCACCACGATCCCCAGATCCGGGCTGCCGGTCTGGAGACACCCGAAAAGCCGGCCCAATTGCAGTACACAGCCCCAGGCGAGGACGGAGCGAGCCAGACCCGCATCGAAGGCCGCTCCTCGGGCCGATCCGGTAATCCTGCCAAGGCAGCCACCCAGGAGCAGCGCAAAACTGCCAAGAAGAAGCGACGCTGA
- a CDS encoding NAD-glutamate dehydrogenase codes for MSSGSSVEDRSDAAVVREGFFGDYYEHLAEEDSRVYAPELLISRASTHRKVAQSRRPGNAIVEIGVEADRNVVYIVTDDMPFLVDSVNAELVRQNCAIRLVMHPLFVVTRDRVSGELTGASRVPSNIGISSGDTAALPSVAHLLGDNDNASHMESWIAVEIDRVSEDARAELIAGLQRVLGDVRAAVEDWPKMRSKALELAEALGKVSHPEQIAELRQAQDLLRWLDDGNFTFLGYREYDLVNEDGEDVLELREHSGLGLLREGDNTRQIQHLTDAGRKRAREKRALVITKANSRSTVHRPAYLDYIGVKSFDAAGNVNGERRFIGLFATSAYTGSVRNIPIVRDKVDAVLRNAGFPMDSHSGKDLLGILETYPRDELFQIEIPDLAATATGIQRLQERRRTKLFLRPDIYGRFMSAVVYLPRDRYTTSVRLRIEQELRETFQAESIDYEARITESALARVFFRIRLPRTAELAEVNVEELEHRLMRASRSWSEGIAEVLRENRPAESADVLSALWAEAFPPGYRVDYEVEDALEDIERFEEYGAQAERAGEASKELRPGVHVYLPEGAGDALEEDARVKLYLMEPKSLSQILPYFHNLGLEVLDERPFEIETADHRDFFLYDLGLKYPAGIDPLATGDLLADSFGAAVTGAVESDNFDRLVLREGMHWRQVVVLRAYAKYMRQMGNTNSFGFIADTLLANPDVARGLTVLFAARFDPSVEESERPHQQGAARAALAEAIDQVATLDADRVLRTFVNLIESTLRTNFFQNKGYLSFKLDPTTIDGLPFPRPMFEIWVYSPRVEGVHLRFGKVARGGLRWSDRREDFRTEILGLVKAQTVKNAVIVPTGAKGGFFAKKLPNPAVDRAAWMAEGVESYKTFIRGLLDITDNLITTAEGERLVPPSDVVRHDGDDSYLVVAADKGTATFSDTANGLAAEYGFWLGDAFASGGSVGYDHKAMGITARGAWESVKRHFSELDLDTQSEEFSVVGVGDMSGDVFGNGMLLSRHIRLVAAFDHRHIFLDPNPDTAASYAERQRLFELPRSSWDDYDRALISEGGGVYPRQAKTIPVSDQVRKALGLPDGTTQLSPPELLRAILLAPADLLYNGGIGTYVKASTETHAAVGDKANDAIRVDGKDLRVKVVGEGGNLGLTQRGRIEAALQGVILNTDAIDNSAGVDCSDHEVNIKIFVDRMVAAGKLEAAERAAFLADMTEEVGRLVLQDNIDQNILLLNDRTRVADWSPSYERLMDWLEKSADLKRDLEALPTTETLRQRLEQGQGLTSPELSVLAAYAKIELAGALRDSNLADDPWFKDTIRAYFPKQLRERFDAELDTHPLRREIIATVVANDIINLGGITFAFRAIEETSANEVAVAKAFVALREIYDLDPMVEELNALPASFPTEHWSEVHLDVRRLLDRAVRWVLGQGMASRPIADVVKSFKPMMVPLRAKLLDYLRGDDKVRITGWLEKARTWELPDHLAHRWAELFESYALLDIAKIAQTGTNSVEEVAHVYYTVFNRFHVDSLLERISALPRDDRWQALARAALRDDLYSTVADMTTSVLESSTPGTPAEDRLKTWEGLNAEQLGRAKTMFDEVNSLEADDMASLSVALRLLRSIVRR; via the coding sequence ATGTCGTCAGGATCCAGCGTGGAGGATCGGTCCGATGCAGCAGTTGTCCGTGAGGGGTTTTTCGGTGACTACTATGAGCATCTCGCAGAGGAGGACTCCCGGGTGTACGCGCCCGAGCTGCTGATTTCGCGGGCAAGCACACATAGGAAAGTTGCCCAGTCCCGGCGACCTGGAAATGCCATTGTGGAAATCGGCGTCGAAGCCGACCGAAACGTCGTATACATCGTTACTGATGACATGCCGTTCCTTGTTGACTCCGTAAACGCCGAACTCGTTCGCCAAAACTGCGCGATCCGGCTGGTGATGCACCCGCTTTTCGTGGTTACCCGTGACCGCGTTTCCGGCGAGCTCACCGGCGCTTCCAGGGTTCCGTCAAATATCGGCATTTCCAGCGGCGACACCGCCGCGCTGCCCAGTGTCGCCCACCTGCTCGGCGACAACGATAACGCCTCGCACATGGAGTCCTGGATCGCCGTCGAAATTGACCGCGTCAGCGAGGACGCCCGAGCAGAATTGATTGCCGGCTTACAACGCGTCCTGGGCGATGTCCGTGCCGCAGTGGAGGACTGGCCGAAAATGCGCAGCAAGGCGCTGGAGCTGGCAGAAGCGCTTGGAAAGGTCTCGCACCCGGAACAGATTGCCGAACTCAGGCAGGCGCAGGACCTTTTGCGCTGGCTGGATGACGGCAACTTCACCTTCCTCGGGTACCGCGAATACGACCTCGTGAACGAAGACGGCGAGGACGTCCTGGAACTTCGTGAGCACAGCGGACTTGGCTTGCTCCGCGAGGGCGACAACACGCGGCAGATCCAGCACCTCACTGACGCCGGCCGCAAGCGCGCCCGTGAAAAGCGGGCCCTGGTTATCACAAAAGCGAACTCCCGCTCAACCGTGCACCGTCCGGCATACCTGGACTACATCGGAGTCAAGAGCTTCGACGCCGCCGGAAACGTCAACGGCGAGCGTCGCTTCATCGGGCTCTTCGCCACAAGTGCCTACACGGGATCGGTTCGAAACATACCCATCGTCCGCGACAAAGTGGATGCAGTGTTGCGTAACGCAGGCTTCCCGATGGATTCACACTCGGGCAAGGACCTCCTGGGCATCCTGGAAACATACCCTCGCGACGAACTGTTCCAGATCGAAATCCCGGACCTTGCGGCTACGGCCACCGGGATCCAGCGACTCCAGGAACGGCGCCGGACCAAGCTTTTCCTGCGCCCCGACATTTACGGACGATTCATGTCCGCCGTCGTCTACCTGCCGCGCGATCGGTACACCACGAGCGTCAGGCTCCGTATTGAACAGGAACTGCGCGAGACCTTCCAGGCCGAGAGTATTGACTACGAAGCGAGAATCACGGAGTCCGCGCTTGCGCGTGTCTTCTTCAGGATCAGGCTGCCACGCACAGCGGAACTTGCCGAAGTCAACGTAGAAGAACTCGAGCACCGCCTGATGCGTGCCTCCAGGTCCTGGAGCGAAGGCATCGCCGAGGTACTTCGGGAGAACCGTCCCGCGGAGAGCGCCGACGTACTGTCCGCCCTGTGGGCTGAGGCATTCCCTCCCGGCTACCGCGTTGACTACGAGGTTGAAGACGCGCTTGAGGACATCGAACGGTTTGAAGAGTATGGAGCCCAGGCCGAACGGGCAGGGGAAGCGAGCAAGGAACTCCGCCCCGGCGTGCACGTGTACCTTCCCGAAGGTGCCGGTGACGCACTGGAGGAGGATGCGCGCGTCAAGCTCTACCTGATGGAGCCCAAGAGCCTGAGCCAGATCCTTCCTTACTTCCACAACCTTGGCCTCGAAGTCCTGGACGAACGGCCCTTCGAAATCGAAACTGCGGATCACCGCGACTTTTTCCTGTATGACCTTGGGCTGAAGTACCCGGCTGGCATAGACCCACTCGCCACCGGAGATCTCCTGGCTGACTCATTTGGGGCTGCCGTCACCGGGGCCGTCGAGTCTGACAACTTTGACCGCCTCGTGCTCCGCGAGGGCATGCACTGGCGCCAAGTGGTGGTCCTCCGCGCCTACGCCAAGTACATGCGCCAGATGGGCAATACCAACTCCTTTGGGTTCATCGCCGATACCCTCTTGGCCAACCCGGATGTTGCGCGGGGTCTGACCGTCCTGTTTGCTGCCCGTTTCGATCCCAGCGTCGAGGAAAGCGAGCGTCCCCACCAGCAAGGTGCCGCAAGGGCAGCCCTCGCAGAAGCTATCGACCAAGTCGCTACGTTGGACGCGGACCGCGTGCTTCGGACCTTCGTCAACCTTATTGAGTCGACGTTGCGCACCAACTTCTTCCAAAACAAGGGTTACCTGAGCTTCAAGCTGGATCCCACCACCATCGATGGTTTGCCGTTCCCGCGACCCATGTTCGAAATCTGGGTTTACTCTCCGCGCGTGGAAGGCGTCCACCTCCGCTTTGGCAAGGTGGCTCGTGGTGGTCTCCGCTGGTCTGATCGCAGGGAGGACTTCCGTACTGAAATCCTGGGCTTGGTGAAGGCGCAGACCGTTAAGAACGCGGTCATCGTACCGACCGGTGCCAAGGGTGGCTTCTTCGCGAAGAAGCTGCCCAACCCCGCAGTTGACCGCGCGGCCTGGATGGCCGAGGGCGTGGAAAGCTATAAGACCTTCATTCGCGGCTTGTTGGACATCACCGACAACCTCATTACTACAGCGGAGGGCGAACGGCTTGTGCCGCCGTCGGACGTTGTTCGCCATGACGGCGATGATTCCTATCTGGTGGTGGCAGCCGATAAGGGAACCGCGACGTTCTCAGACACAGCCAACGGATTGGCGGCCGAATATGGGTTCTGGCTTGGCGATGCTTTCGCGTCGGGTGGATCCGTAGGCTATGACCACAAGGCCATGGGTATCACCGCCCGCGGCGCCTGGGAGTCTGTGAAGAGGCACTTTAGTGAACTCGACCTCGATACCCAGTCTGAAGAGTTCAGCGTTGTCGGCGTGGGCGACATGTCAGGTGATGTTTTCGGCAACGGAATGTTGCTTTCGCGGCACATCCGGCTCGTGGCCGCATTTGACCACCGTCATATCTTCCTGGACCCCAACCCGGACACCGCCGCCTCGTATGCAGAGAGGCAGAGGCTCTTTGAGCTTCCGCGGTCTTCGTGGGATGACTATGATCGGGCCCTCATCAGCGAAGGGGGTGGCGTCTACCCACGCCAAGCCAAGACGATCCCCGTGTCCGACCAAGTACGAAAGGCCCTGGGGTTGCCGGACGGAACCACCCAGCTGAGCCCTCCCGAATTGCTTCGGGCAATCCTGCTTGCCCCGGCGGATCTTCTGTACAACGGCGGCATCGGCACTTACGTCAAGGCCAGCACGGAGACGCATGCTGCCGTAGGGGACAAGGCCAACGACGCCATCCGCGTGGACGGCAAGGACCTCCGCGTCAAGGTGGTCGGCGAAGGCGGCAACCTGGGGTTGACCCAGCGTGGTCGTATTGAGGCTGCGTTGCAGGGTGTCATCCTTAATACGGATGCGATTGATAACTCAGCGGGCGTTGACTGCTCCGACCACGAGGTCAATATCAAGATCTTCGTTGATCGTATGGTGGCGGCCGGGAAGCTTGAGGCCGCAGAACGGGCAGCATTCCTGGCTGACATGACCGAAGAAGTCGGCCGCTTGGTCCTGCAGGACAACATCGACCAGAACATCCTGCTCCTTAACGACCGTACCCGCGTTGCGGACTGGAGCCCCAGCTATGAGCGCCTGATGGACTGGCTGGAAAAATCAGCCGACCTCAAGCGTGACCTGGAGGCACTGCCCACTACCGAGACATTGCGGCAGCGCCTGGAACAGGGACAGGGACTGACGTCTCCCGAGCTGTCTGTCCTGGCCGCCTACGCGAAGATCGAGTTGGCGGGTGCACTTCGGGACAGCAACCTGGCCGACGACCCCTGGTTCAAGGACACGATCCGGGCCTACTTCCCGAAGCAGTTGCGGGAGAGGTTCGACGCCGAACTGGACACCCACCCGCTGCGGCGCGAAATCATCGCTACGGTCGTGGCCAACGACATCATCAACCTCGGTGGGATCACCTTCGCCTTCCGGGCGATCGAAGAAACGTCCGCCAACGAGGTAGCCGTAGCCAAGGCATTCGTGGCGCTGCGTGAAATCTACGATCTCGATCCGATGGTTGAGGAATTGAATGCCCTTCCGGCATCGTTCCCCACCGAACACTGGAGCGAAGTCCATCTCGATGTCCGCCGGCTCCTTGACCGTGCGGTCCGGTGGGTGCTCGGGCAGGGCATGGCATCCCGCCCGATCGCGGACGTCGTGAAGTCATTCAAGCCCATGATGGTGCCGCTTCGGGCCAAATTGTTGGATTACCTGCGTGGGGATGACAAAGTTCGCATCACTGGCTGGCTGGAAAAAGCCCGCACTTGGGAGCTGCCGGATCACCTGGCCCACAGGTGGGCGGAGCTGTTCGAGAGCTATGCTTTGCTGGACATCGCAAAGATCGCCCAGACCGGAACCAACAGTGTCGAGGAAGTGGCACATGTCTACTACACGGTCTTCAACCGCTTCCACGTTGACTCGCTGCTGGAACGGATCAGCGCCTTGCCACGCGACGACCGCTGGCAGGCACTTGCCCGTGCGGCGCTCCGGGACGACCTTTACTCAACCGTCGCGGACATGACGACGTCGGTGCTTGAGTCGAGCACGCCGGGCACCCCTGCCGAGGATCGACTGAAGACGTGGGAAGGCCTGAATGCCGAACAACTCGGACGGGCGAAAACCATGTTTGATGAGGTCAATTCCCTCGAAGCCGATGACATGGCTTCACTATCGGTAGCATTAAGGCTCTTGAGGTCAATCGTTCGACGCTAG
- a CDS encoding SAF domain-containing protein produces the protein MDPSAGVAGNRLKKPSWRDPRLLVGVLLMLVSVAGVISVVSTADRTTQVYAAREGISVGQTVGPEDLTVVQVRLDDVEPGYVTVEDGIDQGKVALQRIEKGQLVPQKSLGQSDVLNRKPVAISMEESLPAQAVPGAKVDVWVAMPGSQNAFEEPQLLLPGAEIAEVTAGSSALGASKTTVVLVLVTDKQMPKLLGAKANAAKVSVVWNPAGISQ, from the coding sequence ATGGATCCGAGTGCAGGCGTCGCCGGCAACAGGTTGAAGAAGCCGTCTTGGAGGGATCCACGACTACTGGTGGGAGTGCTGCTCATGCTTGTATCCGTCGCCGGAGTCATCTCAGTTGTCAGTACCGCTGATCGGACCACTCAGGTTTATGCCGCACGGGAGGGTATTTCGGTTGGCCAAACCGTGGGTCCTGAGGATTTAACCGTCGTCCAGGTTCGCTTGGATGACGTCGAGCCCGGCTATGTAACCGTGGAGGACGGAATTGACCAGGGCAAGGTAGCTCTACAGAGAATTGAGAAGGGCCAACTCGTTCCACAGAAGAGCCTCGGACAGTCTGACGTCCTGAACCGCAAGCCTGTTGCCATATCGATGGAAGAGTCACTTCCAGCGCAGGCGGTTCCCGGGGCGAAGGTGGACGTCTGGGTCGCTATGCCCGGTTCCCAAAACGCTTTTGAAGAACCACAGCTATTGCTGCCCGGCGCCGAAATCGCAGAAGTAACAGCGGGTTCGAGTGCTCTCGGTGCCTCAAAGACAACGGTCGTGCTGGTGCTGGTCACGGACAAGCAGATGCCTAAGCTGCTGGGCGCCAAGGCCAACGCCGCCAAGGTGTCTGTTGTTTGGAACCCTGCGGGCATCAGCCAATGA
- a CDS encoding P-loop NTPase, translated as MSIPVITVGQAQEAVVGGLERLHGPVTVVRRCSELAELMAACQSGLALAAVVAEGSEELTATLVDRLAAVGVSILALTVDPLEVSRLTAIGVVTASTDIEPAALALRISDAVGRHGGPVGARKFPDAGFADSSAGFQLAPETPEPEAVGAGRVIAVWGPTGAPGRTLVAVNMAAELAAEGKSVILVDADSYGASVSAMLGLLEESAGLAQACRLADQGLLDADALDRAATPVFIKTGGFRVLTGTTRADRWTELRASALSLVLQRAKQVAEVVVVDTGFCLEADEELSFDTMAPRRNGATLRSLELADEVFAVGAADAIGVPRLVRGLAELEAAVPQATPRVLLNKVKRATVGRSPRQQLSEAWERFGPGHGVDAYLPADAEACDAALLSGSVLLESSPDSPLRKAIAGLVCAPIQQNRKSLGRSTRAFGLLKR; from the coding sequence ATGAGCATCCCGGTCATCACCGTTGGCCAGGCACAGGAAGCCGTAGTTGGCGGGCTGGAGCGCTTGCATGGCCCCGTCACTGTGGTCCGGCGATGTTCAGAGCTTGCAGAGTTGATGGCTGCCTGCCAAAGCGGGCTTGCCCTGGCCGCCGTCGTTGCCGAAGGCTCCGAAGAATTAACCGCTACATTGGTGGACCGGCTGGCCGCCGTAGGTGTGTCCATTCTCGCCCTGACCGTGGACCCCCTGGAGGTCTCCAGGCTCACCGCTATTGGTGTAGTAACAGCGTCCACTGATATTGAGCCCGCCGCACTTGCCCTGAGGATTTCCGATGCAGTGGGCCGCCACGGTGGGCCCGTTGGAGCCCGCAAGTTTCCAGACGCCGGATTCGCGGATTCATCTGCGGGATTCCAGTTGGCGCCGGAAACCCCAGAACCAGAAGCGGTCGGCGCGGGGAGGGTGATAGCAGTGTGGGGACCAACGGGCGCTCCGGGAAGAACTCTGGTTGCGGTAAACATGGCTGCCGAGTTGGCGGCCGAAGGCAAGTCCGTGATTCTTGTGGATGCGGACAGTTACGGTGCGAGCGTATCGGCCATGCTTGGGCTGCTGGAGGAGTCCGCGGGCCTCGCCCAGGCGTGCAGGCTCGCTGACCAAGGATTGCTGGATGCGGATGCACTGGACAGGGCTGCTACGCCTGTCTTCATCAAGACCGGTGGATTTCGAGTACTGACTGGAACCACAAGGGCGGACCGCTGGACTGAACTGAGGGCCTCCGCACTCTCGCTTGTCCTCCAAAGGGCCAAGCAAGTGGCCGAGGTGGTTGTCGTGGACACCGGCTTCTGCCTGGAAGCAGATGAGGAACTGAGCTTTGACACTATGGCGCCACGCCGCAATGGCGCTACCCTGCGCAGTTTGGAGCTGGCAGACGAGGTTTTTGCCGTTGGGGCTGCGGATGCAATCGGCGTCCCGCGATTGGTCCGTGGCCTTGCCGAGCTCGAAGCTGCGGTTCCACAGGCAACGCCACGGGTGCTCCTCAATAAGGTGAAGCGGGCCACGGTGGGCCGTTCGCCCCGACAGCAGTTATCCGAGGCCTGGGAGCGCTTCGGCCCTGGCCATGGCGTTGATGCCTACTTACCTGCAGACGCGGAAGCGTGCGATGCTGCACTATTGTCGGGATCTGTCCTGTTGGAATCATCGCCCGACTCTCCCTTGCGAAAAGCCATCGCGGGGTTAGTCTGTGCACCTATCCAGCAAAATCGGAAATCCCTTGGCCGATCTACCAGAGCCTTCGGTCTGCTTAAGCGCTAG
- a CDS encoding Rv3235 family protein — translation MTVVTARRHADRQRTKHPATNAGANPSTLDVRLVARSIAQAAVEVLAGTRSVVQLSRSLDEQCFLSLQHRAALTREHSARTRGSLQVHRSPMVRSVRACAISDSIYEVSIVVSEEQRSRAIAMRLEHSDGTWQVTALEIG, via the coding sequence ATGACTGTTGTAACTGCACGCCGCCACGCAGACCGCCAAAGAACAAAACATCCTGCAACGAACGCCGGAGCCAACCCTTCTACCCTTGACGTAAGGCTGGTGGCACGAAGCATCGCTCAAGCTGCGGTTGAAGTCCTTGCCGGGACACGGTCCGTAGTCCAGCTGTCCAGATCCCTCGATGAGCAATGCTTTCTCTCGCTCCAGCATCGGGCCGCCCTTACACGCGAACACTCTGCACGCACCCGCGGCTCGCTACAGGTTCACAGAAGCCCGATGGTCCGTTCCGTCCGTGCTTGCGCCATTTCAGACTCCATCTACGAGGTCAGCATCGTTGTTTCTGAGGAGCAGCGCTCCCGCGCTATTGCCATGAGGTTGGAACACTCCGACGGGACGTGGCAGGTCACCGCCCTGGAGATTGGCTAG
- a CDS encoding LysM domain-containing protein yields MSSDPARVRHDATLAAVLLALGLLLLIVGQNLLGQWQVDAAHGQRSTFDHLLALASSASGIAIVSWWVLSLGLAAWAAVLQSAGRSGSANAIAKFSPAFMLRLAFALLSLNLLGIQAAQAAATPEPQWQATSSGATGRAAWHPSAGVQEPLPAVVMAPARTTEESHEANRSGPAWQPQAPTVEPGLLSRQGSRERAFEHRAEASVVVKPGDTLWSIAADNLGPFATDVDIALHWPMWYSANRGIIGNDPATLRPGQVLQPPTPG; encoded by the coding sequence ATGAGCAGCGATCCGGCAAGGGTCCGCCACGATGCCACGTTGGCCGCCGTACTCCTCGCGTTGGGACTTTTGCTGCTAATCGTTGGGCAGAACCTCTTGGGGCAGTGGCAGGTGGATGCAGCCCACGGGCAGAGAAGTACGTTCGACCACCTCCTCGCCCTTGCGTCCAGCGCCTCGGGAATTGCCATCGTGTCTTGGTGGGTCCTCTCACTTGGCCTCGCAGCTTGGGCTGCGGTTCTGCAAAGTGCGGGGAGGAGCGGCAGCGCCAACGCCATCGCCAAGTTCAGTCCAGCTTTCATGCTGAGACTGGCGTTTGCCCTTCTAAGCCTGAATCTCCTCGGAATTCAGGCCGCTCAGGCTGCGGCAACGCCGGAACCTCAATGGCAGGCCACTTCCAGTGGCGCCACAGGCAGGGCAGCGTGGCATCCGTCCGCTGGCGTACAAGAACCCCTGCCCGCTGTGGTGATGGCCCCTGCGCGAACCACCGAAGAAAGCCACGAGGCAAATCGGTCAGGGCCTGCCTGGCAGCCACAGGCTCCCACAGTTGAACCCGGCCTCCTGTCGCGACAAGGCTCTCGCGAGAGGGCGTTTGAACATCGCGCTGAAGCCAGCGTTGTGGTCAAGCCGGGTGACACGCTGTGGTCCATTGCCGCAGACAACCTTGGACCCTTCGCAACCGACGTTGATATAGCACTCCATTGGCCGATGTGGTATTCAGCCAACCGAGGGATCATTGGCAACGATCCCGCGACGTTGCGCCCGGGACAAGTCCTGCAGCCCCCAACGCCCGGCTGA
- a CDS encoding helix-turn-helix domain-containing protein gives MPRFLTLADVAEQLQINSPQAYALVRSGELKAIQVGGRGQWRIEEKMLEQYIEERYAEASRMIEEAKSKSG, from the coding sequence ATGCCCCGATTCCTGACTCTGGCGGACGTCGCCGAACAACTGCAGATAAATTCGCCGCAGGCCTATGCCCTGGTGCGCAGCGGTGAGTTGAAAGCCATTCAGGTCGGAGGACGTGGTCAATGGCGCATCGAGGAAAAGATGCTGGAACAATACATCGAGGAGCGGTATGCCGAGGCCAGCCGAATGATCGAAGAGGCCAAGTCCAAGTCCGGATAG